Genomic segment of Zingiber officinale cultivar Zhangliang chromosome 11B, Zo_v1.1, whole genome shotgun sequence:
attaaccaggctgggtaacgtcgagcctgggATGACCGGCCTGGCCCCACAGAAGTTTCCCACTGGTCAccagggtaaatcaggaagcgctcGCAGCGTGCAGTCCAGGAGTccagcatcctttagttgcataccccatttgaaggaaaaattcctataaattcaCCATAACTGGGGCTCGAATCGTGGATGCCTCGGTGAAAACTTAGGATTATATTAGAACTTTACGAAGCTAGTATAACCTTGACCAATCTTATTTTATTGACAGGCCTAACTGAGGAGACAACCTTTTCTCTTGAAGTGGTTCAATCACaataacattttttatttttggcaaCGCCTCTGATTGCAACGGCTTAAAAACTGTTCTCTTAAAGTACATTAGGCAACGATTTTTAATAGTGttggtttaataaatttttttaatatgcaacgattaaaaaccgttctctaaaatacatttattaaaaaaaaattatactaaatagattaggcaacggtttttaatatttttttaaaatattgttgCGCTACATTAGGCAACGGTTTAAACTacaatattctttattttttgcaacgccTCTCATTGCAACTGTTTAAAAATCGTTCTTTTAAAATACATTAGGCaacagttttttttaatttttttacaacgATTAAAAACCGTTCTCTTAAAATACATTAGGCAatggtttattttaatttttttgcaaCGATTAAAAACCGTTCTCTTAAAATACATTAGGCaacgattttttttaaaaatttttctccaACGATTAATAAATGTTCTCTAAAATAAAAttcctatttttattttccttttctaaaatttctatttttttaatgatttaaaCTTATTATAATTTAacccttaaattttaaaatcagaaactattaaaaaaaattattaactcaAATACATTATATTATAATCCAActcataaattttaaaatcttaaaagttaaatacatataatatatcttaaaaatataaataaaaaaaaccttaatcgaacacataaatttaaaaatcttaaaaattaaatacatataatatatcttaaaaatataaataaaaaataaaaaaaaaccttcTGCCCGCTCCGGTGCTTGGATTAACTCCCGTGTCTGTAAAGTCACCCGGCTTTTGATCTAAGCAGAGTAATCCCATGTATCAAGAAACTGACTTTGAAATTAGTCAAAGAAGCGTTTACACTAAGACaatgaaaataaattaattatattaaaatttgctAGAAGTTTATATATTATtgattatatataaatatatttagcaCCATAAGGGTGCTACCCGCGCGCGCATTTCCCTACTATTTTTTTGGCCGACCTTTTATTTTccctacttttttttttcttttccctcctAAAGTTTCGATACCCGCGCGCGCATTTCCCCCAACCGGCGTCGTCAAAAATTTCCCCCAACCGGCATAAAGTTTCCCACGCACCCTCCAAAAATTGCTGTCTACCCCGCCGGCACAAGCGTCGTCTCCCCCGATTACACCAGTCCATGTTTATATGGGTTCGCTTGGAGTAGCTGGTTAACAAACAGCAAGTCGGCCGCTTGCACCAGTCCTGAGACCTGATCGCATCCCTTACGAGGGAGAGGACGAAGAGCAGATAGATTTCGGCTTGAGTTCCGATTGAGAAGGCAACGGGTGGCCTTGAAGCAGGTGCGAGGTCCGTAGGTTGTTTCAATTTTACTATTTGTTGATTGCAAATGCTGTGGAAATCTTGCGCCCTTGATCCAACTATAATTTCAGTCTCTGCTTGATTATCACTACTTCATTATCACCAGATCCTTCGTTGCAGTAATGTGCACAATAATTGTTTGATATAATGCTTAGGAGATGTTTTTTATTCACTGTTtgcattaatttttcttttcaagtaAAAGGGGGAAGGTAGATTCCCTTCCCTGCTATAAGAAAGCTTCCCTGATATAAGAAAGCATTATTGAGTATGCTTGTGATATTGAGGGAAGTGCCTTCTCGTCATCCCCTAAATATCAACTTGGACAAAGCAATTGGAACTTGAAGGTTTTGATATGTATCGCCCTTTTATGTAGACATCTAATCCAATCATGACTTTAGCCGAATCTATCATGACAAATTACTTTTTACTAAATACTCCTTATACATGTTACAACCTTGTAACATGATAAGTTTCCTAGAaccatcatgtttatttttataaaacagCAAGATGATCTTCAATTGAATAATAACCAAGTCAACTTTATTATCGTCAACGTCACCAACCATGTTGATCCCAACTATATGGGTGTAACAACATGTATTGTATCCTTCCGTTGAACTTTTTGCAACTATATTACTAAATAAGATAAACTCTGTTAACATTTCCAAAATAAGACtcagatttatatatatattttatttttacctgTAAAAATTGCAATTCACCAAGTGACAAAAGCACAACTACAATCCATTCTATATTGAACCATGATTTCTTTATGAGTTCATATCATATCTAGATTCTAGAATATCAGAACTTAGTAACTTGGCCTGAGCCCTTCATGAGCCTGTAGCTTTGGTTTAAAAGGTCTTAAGCCACCTGATTAGATCCAACACTCTGTGGTTCTATTTTTCAATCATGTACCTTTAAGTTTGCCAGCTGCAAATAACTTGATTTTTATgtcatattttatttgttaattttGCATCCTtcttttttgtttccttttttttcttcccaGTAAAATAACAAGAACCAAAGAGATAGTATAGCACCTTTGTATTGGTTAGTTCACCAATTGATTCTATAGGTTGAATTAGAGTGGAAGACCTAAGAGATAGATATGCCAAAGAAAAACAATAGTCGACATAATACAAAATAATACAAAGGGACTTACTTGACTTGAGTATTTGTAGTGATATAGTTTTGCAAAGAGCTCAATTGAGATAAACAATTGATAGTTTATTAGTGATAAGATTCATCTAGCCAACCCAAATAGTTAGGACAAACACAACTTGATGGTGAAGATAGGTATGATGATTTATTCTTTAATAAGATTGTTAAAAATCGCCTTTGAGCTCAGTTGTAGTGTTTATATTGTTCTCTATAACATGTAATGTTCTCTGTAACATGTAATACATTACTCTTTATATTGGTCATACATTGCCAAAACAATATGATGCATACTTCAAATAAACTTTTGAAGAAAAATCTGTCTGATAACCTTACCTATATTTGAGAATGCAGGCATTCTTGAACCTCTTTCCTTATGCTTAGTGTTATAGAATATGGTCTTTTATTGTGTACAGGATGCACTACTATTCTTTTTTATGTTAGTCTAACCACCAGTCTCATAGTGAACAGTATATAACCCTTTCACATTAAATTTAGATGTTTGTTATAATAGATGTTTTTCTAGGTTTTAACTACAACAGCACATTTGACCAGGGAACAAGTAAGGTGCCATGACAAAAAATGATTTGGAAAAGTAAATATAACTCAACATCATATTCATGGCATTTAAGAATGTCATAGCTTATCATTACATATTGGCATACAAGTAAATATTCCTTATCCTTTTTTATTTGATGCTATCCTAAGGAAGCCGATGGACAAGGCGTGGATGAAATTACCAAGATATAGCCCAGAATACATTAATGGTGTTGAAGTTTTTCTAAATTATGCGTACACAAAAGGAAACCCCCAAGGAGTAGAGATTTTGTGCCCTTGTGCTAAATGCCACAATGCTTTTTGGAGGACAAGGGCAGTGGTGCTTGATCATTTAATTGGATACGGATTTGAAAAAGGATATGATGTTTGGGTTCGTCATGGTAAGGGGCTAATAAACCCGATGGATCTCAATGGTGATATGGATGATAGAGAGGATGCAATTGATGATATTGATGGACTATTGTATGAACAATTTAGAGATGTGGCACAAGAAGAAAATGGAGTTGGTGAAGGCCCTAATGAAGATGCTAAAAAGTTCTATAATCTACTTGAAGATGCAAAGCAAGAGTTGTACCCGGGTTGCAAAAACTTCACTAAATTGTCATTCACTATTCGACTGTATTTGTTGAAGTGCCTTCATGGTTGGAGTAATGCATCTTTCAATGCTTTATTAGTGCTGTTGAGAgaatctatgcctcaattgaatATTCCCGATTCATTAAACAAAACTAGAGGCATGATAAGGGATTTGGGGCTTGATTATAAAAAGAttgatgcttgccctaatgactGCATGCTATATTGGAAAGATCATGAGAATGACACCTCTTGCCATGTTTGTGGAGCTCCACGATGGATTGAGAATGTTGAAGGAGATCGCCAACTTGAGGAAAATAAGAAAGCTTACAAAATTTCTGGTAAAGTTTTGAGACACTTCCCCTTGATTCCTAGGCTTCAAAGGTTATTTTTGTGTTTAAAGACAGCTGGCTCATTAAGGTGGCATGAAGAGGAGCATTCAAAGGATGGAAAGTTAAGGCATCCCGCGGATGGAGAGGCGTGGAAAGACTTCGATAAATGCCATCCTAACTTTGCCAGTGATTCACGAAACATAAGGCTTGGATTGACCAGTGATGGATTTAATCCTTTTAGATCCATGAATGTGTCTCACAGTACTTGGCCTGTGGTTTTGATACCATATAACTTTCCACCTTGGTGGTGTATGAAGGCTGAGTATGCTATGCTATCTTTATTAATCCCTGGCCCGCAATCACCAGGGAATAACATTGATGTGTACCTCCAACCATTGATTGAGGAGTTGAAGTTATTGTGGGATTCAGGAGTAGAAACATATGATTCTTCACTAAATCAAACTTTTCAAATGCGAGCAGCTCTATTGTGGACTATCAGTGATTTTCCTGGGTATGCTATGTTGAGTGGGTGGAGTACAAAAGGGAAATTAGCATGTCCTTGTTGCAATTATAACACTAATTCAACTTATTTGAGGTATAGTCGAAAGATGTGTTATATGGATCATCGTGTTTTTTTGCCTATGGATCATGAATATAGATCAAATACAAGGGCTTTTAATGGGAGAAAAGAATCCAGGCCTCCACCAACTTTGTTGAAAGGGAAAGATACCTTAGAATTATTAGAAAACTTCAATAATGTCTTTGGAAAGATGCAAAAAAAACTTACCAATGGTCCTTGGaagaaaaaatcaattttttttgagTTGTCATATTGGAAGCACAATAGCTTGCGCCATAACCTTGATGTGATGCATATagagaaaaatatatttgataatataattgggactttgttggatatcccagGGAAGACAAAAGATCATGAAAAAGCTCGTTTTGACTTACAAGACATGGGCATTAGAAAGAAACTTCATCCCAAAGAGACAAATGAAGGTAAAAATATAATGTTCTCAAAAGCATGTTTCTCCATGACTCCGAATGAGAAGACTATTTTCTGTGGTGTTTTAAAGAAAGCAAAAATACCAGATGGTTGTGCGTCAAACATCTCAAGATGTGTTCATGTTGCTGAGAAGAAAATTTATGGTTACAAAAGTCATGATGCACATTTCATTCTACATTACTTGCTACAAGTAGCTGTGAGAAGCACAATGTCCAACCAGGTTTCCCACCCTTTAATTCGTCTTTGTTCATTTTTTCGTTGCTTATGCCAAAAAGTAATTGACGTGGGGGATCTTAATATCTTGCAATCAGAGATTACTGAAACACTTTGCCAGTTGGAGACAATTTTTCCTCCTagtttttttgatataatggttcatttgcCTATACATCTAGTGGATGAGATAAAATTAGGAGGGCCAGTACAATTTCGATGGATGTACTTTCCAGAAAGATATTTAGGTAAATTGAAGAGTTATGTTCGTAACAAGAGTCGACCAGAAGGTTCTATTGCTGAGGGATACTTGGTTGAGGAATGCTTAACATTATGCTCACGATATTTGCATGGTGGTGTAGAAACAAGGCTTAATAGAATGACAAGGAATAGTGATAGATGTGATCCTTATGAAGTTAGCATTGGTCATTCTATTGGAAGTGCAAAAGTAATTTCTCTGGAATATAAGTTAAGGAGTCAAGCCCACCGTTACATCTTGTTTAATCATGATGAAGTTCAAGAATTCATTAGGTAAGTAAATCTATTGGTTGTTGGCTTTAATTATGTTAAAAGTATTTAACATTCATTTTAACAATGCAATTTCAATTGTAGGGAGCATGAAAACGTAATTAcaaatgttaaaaaaagaaagaagtggAGCAAAGCAAAGAGTCAAGGACAAGATTTCGTTGAGTGGTTCAAAAATCGTGCTTTGATGGATGATGTACCTGACCACCTTAAGGAGCTATCTAGAGGACCAAATACAATTGCAAGATGTTTTTCTAGCTATGTCATTAATGGTTACCGATTTCATACAAAGCAACGTGATGCAAAATGCAAGACACAAAATAGTGGTGTTTCGGTGGTGTCAGTGACCCAAAGCTTTGCTAGCACTAAAGATGAAAATCCAACAACAAAACCAATAGCATACTATggatcaattattgaaataattgAACTGGACTACTATGGTAGTTCTAAATTTGTGTTATTTCGATGTGATTGGTATGAAGTTGAGAACGACAAGTATGGGTTGACTTGTGTTTACTTCAATAAGAGATGTTATGTAGATGATCCTTTTGTGTTGGCTTCTCAGGTCCACCAATGCTTCTATATTGAAGATCCTTTTGATGCTAACAGAAAATATGTTATGAAGACCGTTCCACGAGACTTTTTTAATATGAAAGATGATATAAATTCAAATGCCCAGGAGTTATATCAAAGCGAGCCGTCAGATCATGCTGTAAATCTAGCTATAGTTGATTCCAATTATGAAGTCGAGTTGGTCAGGGATGATATGCCGGCGACGGTTATTGAAAATCCATTTCTTAAGTTAAATATGGTGGAATCCGAAGATCAATTAAATTTTGATGCCACTTTGTCGGAATCCATGGATTAGTCTATCTGTactgattttattttgttaattcaATAGTAACTAGTTAGTCTATCTGTACTGATTTTGTCACTTTTTGCGCCAGACATTTAAACACAATGAGTATCTTTTATTTGTTCCAAATTGTTAATATTTGCTTATCTGCTATTCAAATAATTTCTTTACTTTATTTGTTCTAAATTTCTAATATCTACTATTCAACTTGGCTGGTTCTAGAGTATTGTGTTGGTGGTGACCTCGTGACATTATTCAAGCAGGTGAGTGTGTTTATTTTTTGCAAACCAAGATTTTTTTTTCCAGATTGCATTTTGATTGGCCAGATGATTAAGTAGTTTCACCTATCTAGCAAGCTCCCATCCTaaatgttgggatcttagatggaccgatcagatgtcgctctttccaaatgcgcgcagcttctgatcggtctgcggaccgatcaggcactaatctgatcggtcccgagaccgatcaggcactaatctgatcggtcccgagaccgatcagatatcgctCTTCCATTGCGCttacagcctcctgatcggtctccagaccgatcagtaaaatcacagtaggctactgatcgatttctgatcggtctgcagaccgatcagtagccactgatcgattcctgatcggtcggcagaccgatcaggtgtccaaggtttcactggatcggtctaccgaccgatccagtttcttgactcagtccgggtcgagccctctctgccgaccgatccagtttcaTACATTGTCTCACTTGTTATGTTATTGTTTTAATCATTTTAtgtgcttttgttttttttccttttttagaaAAATGAACAGGAGAATTGATATTGAACCTCATCAATTTCAAGTTAAGTCCAGTGCTGAATTGCTCAAACTGTATAAAGTAAAAGTAGAAGGTGCCAAGAAtatgaagaaaaataaagaatCTACTTCAAAGCAAGAGCCAAGGAAAAATTCTACAGCTGGAAGTGCAGTCCAAGAAGCTAGAAATACTCAAATACAACATCAAAAGAAAGACCAAAGGAAGCAGCCATTGACCACTACAAGTGCAATTCAAGAAGGTGccaaaaatatgaagaaaaacaAAGAATCTACTTCAAATCAAGAGCCAAGGAAAAATTCTACTGTTGCAAGTGTAGTCCAAGAAGCTAGAAATACTCAAATACAACATCAAAAGAAAGACCAAAGCAAGCAGCCATTAAGCACTACAAGTGCAGTTCAAGAAGTTAGAATGCAACAAGAAAAGTTAGAAGTAAGATCTACTTTGATGCAACA
This window contains:
- the LOC122033916 gene encoding uncharacterized protein LOC122033916 codes for the protein MDKAWMKLPRYSPEYINGVEVFLNYAYTKGNPQGVEILCPCAKCHNAFWRTRAVVLDHLIGYGFEKGYDVWVRHGKGLINPMDLNGDMDDREDAIDDIDGLLYEQFRDVAQEENGVGEGPNEDAKKFYNLLEDAKQELYPGCKNFTKLSFTIRLYLLKCLHGWSNASFNALLVLLRESMPQLNIPDSLNKTRGMIRDLGLDYKKIDACPNDCMLYWKDHENDTSCHVCGAPRWIENVEGDRQLEENKKAYKISGKVLRHFPLIPRLQRLFLCLKTAGSLRWHEEEHSKDGKLRHPADGEAWKDFDKCHPNFASDSRNIRLGLTSDGFNPFRSMNVSHSTWPVVLIPYNFPPWWCMKAEYAMLSLLIPGPQSPGNNIDVYLQPLIEELKLLWDSGVETYDSSLNQTFQMRAALLWTISDFPGYAMLSGWSTKGKLACPCCNYNTNSTYLRYSRKMCYMDHRVFLPMDHEYRSNTRAFNGRKESRPPPTLLKGKDTLELLENFNNVFGKMQKKLTNGPWKKKSIFFELSYWKHNSLRHNLDVMHIEKNIFDNIIGTLLDIPGKTKDHEKARFDLQDMGIRKKLHPKETNEGKNIMFSKACFSMTPNEKTIFCGVLKKAKIPDGCASNISRCVHVAEKKIYGYKSHDAHFILHYLLQVAVRSTMSNQVSHPLIRLCSFFRCLCQKVIDVGDLNILQSEITETLCQLETIFPPSFFDIMVHLPIHLVDEIKLGGPVQFRWMYFPERYLGKLKSYVRNKSRPEGSIAEGYLVEECLTLCSRYLHGGVETRLNRMTRNSDRCDPYEVSIGHSIGSAKVISLEYKLRSQAHRYILFNHDEVQEFIREHENVITNVKKRKKWSKAKSQGQDFVEWFKNRALMDDVPDHLKELSRGPNTIARCFSSYVINGYRFHTKQRDAKCKTQNSGVSVVSVTQSFASTKDENPTTKPIAYYGSIIEIIELDYYGSSKFVLFRCDWYEVENDKYGLTCVYFNKRCYVDDPFVLASQVHQCFYIEDPFDANRKYVMKTVPRDFFNMKDDINSNAQELYQSEPSDHAVNLAIVDSNYEVELVRDDMPATVIENPFLKLNMVESEDQLNFDATLSESMD